A region from the Aricia agestis chromosome 12, ilAriAges1.1, whole genome shotgun sequence genome encodes:
- the LOC121732665 gene encoding uncharacterized protein LOC121732665 — protein sequence MSDSDTAKSNVSDNGGARQGPSTRHGRDPVSTAPSDNCRVGIRVPPFWPEEPEIWFAQIEGQFAISNITSDTTKFYYVISNLETQYSKEVKDVITNPPSSNKYEKMKQELIKRLSASREKKLHQHLMHEELGNRKPSQFLRHLQSLAGPSVQNDFLQTIWSSRLPSNIQTLLASQPASSLEVLADLADRVQDIVSPILQTAAASVPGPSTQAMALEIAELKEAVRNLTMQLERRPRNQHRPRDRSRHRSSSRSNSNYRKYPLCWYHS from the coding sequence ATGAGTGACAGTGATACTGCAAAATCGAACGTGTCAGATAATGGCGGCGCACGGCAAGGTCCGAGTACACGACACGGACGAGATCCCGTTTCCACTGCACCGTCCGACAATTGCCGTGTCGGAATACGTGTACCACCGTTTTGGCCCGAAGAGCCCGAAATATGGTTCGCACAGATTGAGGGACAATTTGCCATATCTAATATTACTTCGGACACGACGAAATTTTATTACGTCATAAGTAATTTAGAAACGCAATATTCGAAGGAGGTTAAGGACGTTATAACGAACCCACCGTCTTCGAATAAATACGAGAAGATGAAGCAAGAGCTGATTAAGCGTCTTTCTGCGTCCCGTGAGAAGAAGCTGCACCAACATCTCATGCACGAAGAACTCGGGAATAGAAAACCATCCCAATTTTTGCGCCATCTACAGAGTTTGGCTGGACCGTCGGTGCAAAACGATTTCCTGCAAACCATCTGGAGCAGCCGTCTGCCGAGCAACATTCAAACGTTGTTGGCTTCACAACCAGCGAGCTCACTGGAAGTCCTCGCAGACCTAGCAGACAGAGTCCAAGACATCGTGTCGCCTATCCTCCAAACCGCAGCAGCAAGCGTCCCAGGCCCAAGTACCCAGGCCATGGCCTTAGAGATAGCTGAGCTGAAGGAGGCCGTCAGGAACTTGACCATGCAGCTGGAGCGTCGTCCTCGCAACCAACATCGTCCAAGAGACCGTAGCCGGCACAGGTCCTCAAGCAGGTCAAACTCAAATTACCGCAAGTACCCCCTGTGCTGGTACCACAGCTAG